The following proteins come from a genomic window of Pseudomonadota bacterium:
- a CDS encoding TRAP transporter substrate-binding protein, with product MKGNIFYRFFLLVLFVSFCLVSFPDGAAAQTVIKLNYSNFFQAGHKNSILSEQWCKEIEKRTNNRVKITYYAGGTLTPAPQTYDSVVKGIADIGFSVLGYSRGTFPMMAMIDLPLGYKSGTIATKLINEYYNKFKPKELDKVHVLYLHAHGPGILHTKKPVNKLEDLKGMKIRAQGSVVPIVQALGGAPVGAPMPETYDALRTGVVDGSMAPFEALEGWKWGEIIKSTTECYGSAYTAGMFVVMNKDKWNALPPDIQKIFDQVNAEWMEKQGKVWDEIDKAGREFTLKKGNKVIPLSAEENARWAAAVKPLLDQYAKDVTAKGLPGDEALKFCLDFLKKH from the coding sequence ATGAAAGGTAATATTTTTTATCGGTTTTTTCTGCTAGTTTTATTCGTATCTTTCTGTCTCGTTTCATTTCCTGATGGTGCAGCAGCACAAACGGTGATTAAGCTTAACTATTCCAATTTCTTCCAGGCTGGTCACAAAAACAGCATTCTTTCAGAGCAGTGGTGCAAAGAGATAGAAAAGAGGACGAACAACAGAGTTAAAATAACATATTATGCCGGCGGAACACTGACGCCGGCGCCTCAAACTTACGATAGCGTGGTGAAAGGTATTGCCGACATCGGTTTTAGTGTCCTTGGCTACTCAAGAGGAACCTTCCCGATGATGGCAATGATTGATTTGCCTCTCGGCTACAAGAGCGGGACAATTGCAACCAAGCTTATAAACGAGTACTATAATAAATTTAAACCAAAAGAACTCGACAAAGTCCACGTTTTATACCTCCATGCCCATGGCCCCGGCATACTTCATACCAAAAAACCGGTTAATAAGCTTGAAGACCTTAAGGGCATGAAGATAAGGGCACAGGGAAGTGTGGTACCCATCGTGCAGGCTTTAGGTGGCGCCCCGGTCGGCGCACCGATGCCCGAGACGTATGATGCATTGCGCACCGGTGTTGTTGACGGATCCATGGCTCCATTTGAAGCCCTTGAGGGCTGGAAATGGGGTGAAATCATTAAGTCCACAACCGAGTGCTACGGTTCTGCTTACACGGCAGGCATGTTCGTTGTTATGAACAAAGACAAATGGAATGCACTTCCTCCCGACATTCAGAAGATTTTTGATCAGGTAAATGCCGAGTGGATGGAAAAACAGGGAAAGGTCTGGGATGAAATTGACAAAGCAGGCCGGGAATTTACTTTGAAAAAAGGAAATAAAGTTATACCTTTATCAGCAGAAGAGAATGCAAGATGGGCAGCAGCTGTAAAACCATTGCTCGATCAGTATGCAAAAGATGTGACTGCAAAGGGTCTTCCTGGCGATGAGGCATTGAAGTTCTGCCTTGACTTCCTGAAGAAGCATTAA
- a CDS encoding xanthine dehydrogenase family protein subunit M, translating into MINDFNYLKPGTLKEALAMYAEHEDCKVICGGQSLLIVMRQGMISPEYMLDIKHVKELDYIKFDAKDGLRIGATTTHRAIEKSDVIKKIYPVMVSMENKLASIQVRNWGTIGGNLAHADSAGDPGPVLIALKANIKIGNAKGERTVALEDFFVDYFETVMDHELVLEVHVPAPEPKTGAAYQKFNLLESDMGIVATAAAVTLDNSGKCKDVRVVLGNAGSIPIRVKRIEELLIGKAYDENLFAEAGSMASVDCEPVADIHGSEEHRRHILGVLTKRMLKQAWEEARG; encoded by the coding sequence ATGATTAATGATTTTAATTATCTGAAGCCTGGTACGCTTAAAGAAGCGCTTGCCATGTATGCCGAGCATGAAGATTGCAAGGTGATATGCGGCGGCCAGTCATTACTGATCGTAATGAGACAGGGGATGATTTCCCCGGAATACATGCTCGACATCAAGCACGTCAAGGAGCTTGACTATATCAAGTTCGATGCTAAAGACGGCCTGAGAATTGGCGCTACCACTACTCACCGTGCCATTGAAAAATCCGATGTGATTAAGAAGATTTATCCTGTGATGGTTTCAATGGAGAATAAGCTTGCCTCAATCCAGGTAAGAAACTGGGGCACTATAGGAGGCAACCTTGCCCATGCCGACTCCGCAGGAGACCCCGGACCTGTCTTGATCGCATTGAAAGCAAATATCAAGATAGGAAACGCAAAGGGCGAACGGACAGTGGCACTTGAGGATTTCTTTGTCGACTATTTTGAAACAGTAATGGATCACGAACTGGTACTGGAAGTTCATGTACCGGCTCCAGAGCCTAAAACCGGTGCAGCCTATCAGAAATTCAACCTTCTCGAAAGCGATATGGGCATTGTTGCGACTGCAGCGGCTGTTACACTTGACAACAGCGGCAAATGCAAGGATGTACGTGTTGTTCTGGGCAATGCCGGTTCTATACCGATAAGGGTTAAAAGGATTGAAGAGCTGTTAATTGGGAAGGCATACGATGAAAACCTTTTTGCTGAGGCAGGAAGCATGGCATCGGTAGACTGTGAACCTGTTGCAGATATCCATGGGTCTGAAGAACACAGAAGACATATACTGGGTGTATTGACAAAGAGGATGTTGAAACAGGCCTGGGAAGAAGCAAGAGGCTAA